One window of Deinococcus cellulosilyticus NBRC 106333 = KACC 11606 genomic DNA carries:
- the nuoG gene encoding NADH-quinone oxidoreductase subunit NuoG codes for MTQQNMITVIVDGREVQVPAGTSAIDAVFQAGRDVPYFCSQQYLSPIGACRMCLVEAGTPRKNPDGSWILDEQGEKKIFYFPKPMASCTLGSSDGMVIKTQTEGVKKAQSGMMEFHLINHPLDCPTCDKGGACELQDRAFEYGYGVSRFQFDRRHAEKHYELSEFVILDQERCIHCKRCVRYFEEVPNQEVLDFIERGGHTFIDTIEGGLPSNFSGNITDICPVGALLDNVARFRGRNWEYDHTATTCTACPVGCSITVDARNGRLERIVGRDNYEVNEQWLCDGGRFGHPYVDEDRLTQPLIKVDGKFKPATWEEAISAIKTGLQGVAPQNMGFYTKADITLEEGIALEAFVKQVGTQNVDHAPRYGVVVNAPAATLLDVATADAVVVIGADVSEEAPVLDLRIQEMLKGGVLPQQYDFGTAIADLRLTERMHRYRERLAVFYPTKTRLHDVAGITAEMDSVKVLEHLSSVVSGQYAGGAIEEAAALLKGAKKPVIILGSDVLKGGQIGLDIAAHIALSTNAKVLPIPADANGVGLSRLEVVPQNGADLSLMGTLQAALVSRLTRIPEDFAGFLVVHETQLTDVAKRANVVLPALTNYEKRGTTVNLEGRLLKLEPAAISSGESADLITALGAIAEALGMKAPIRGQRSAQKALKERFGVDVANLKNMGEIVDLGRQYNARAGRYHRPEVGMWKETMLRSSRLREKLGGSFNAALAD; via the coding sequence ATGACGCAGCAGAACATGATCACCGTGATTGTCGATGGACGTGAAGTGCAGGTTCCCGCCGGGACCAGCGCCATCGATGCCGTCTTCCAGGCAGGCCGGGATGTGCCTTATTTCTGCTCCCAGCAGTACCTGAGCCCCATCGGGGCCTGCCGCATGTGCCTCGTCGAAGCCGGGACCCCCAGAAAGAACCCCGACGGAAGCTGGATTCTGGATGAACAGGGCGAGAAGAAGATCTTCTACTTCCCCAAACCCATGGCGTCTTGCACCCTGGGGTCCAGTGATGGCATGGTCATCAAGACCCAGACCGAAGGGGTGAAAAAAGCCCAGTCCGGGATGATGGAGTTCCACCTCATCAACCACCCCCTGGATTGCCCCACCTGCGACAAGGGTGGTGCCTGTGAGCTGCAGGACCGTGCTTTTGAATATGGGTATGGGGTCAGCCGCTTCCAGTTTGACCGCAGGCATGCCGAGAAGCACTATGAGCTCTCCGAGTTCGTGATTCTGGACCAGGAGCGTTGCATCCACTGCAAACGCTGTGTGCGTTACTTCGAAGAGGTGCCCAACCAGGAGGTGCTGGACTTCATCGAGCGTGGAGGACACACCTTCATTGACACCATTGAGGGAGGGCTCCCCAGCAACTTCTCCGGGAACATCACCGACATCTGCCCGGTGGGTGCCCTGCTGGACAACGTGGCCCGTTTCCGGGGCCGCAACTGGGAATACGACCACACCGCCACCACCTGCACCGCCTGTCCTGTGGGTTGCTCCATCACCGTGGACGCCCGAAATGGACGCCTCGAGCGCATTGTGGGCCGGGACAACTATGAAGTCAACGAACAGTGGCTCTGTGATGGTGGCCGCTTCGGACACCCCTACGTGGATGAGGACCGCCTGACCCAGCCCCTGATCAAAGTGGACGGCAAATTCAAACCTGCCACCTGGGAAGAGGCCATCTCTGCCATCAAGACTGGACTGCAGGGTGTGGCTCCCCAGAACATGGGCTTTTACACCAAAGCCGACATCACCCTGGAAGAAGGGATCGCCCTCGAAGCCTTTGTGAAGCAGGTGGGAACCCAGAACGTGGACCATGCCCCCAGATACGGCGTGGTGGTCAACGCTCCTGCAGCCACCCTGCTTGATGTCGCCACTGCAGATGCCGTGGTGGTCATCGGGGCAGATGTGAGCGAAGAAGCACCTGTCCTCGACCTGCGCATTCAGGAAATGCTCAAAGGTGGGGTGCTCCCACAGCAGTACGATTTTGGCACCGCCATTGCCGACCTGCGCCTGACCGAGCGCATGCACCGCTACCGTGAACGCCTCGCAGTCTTTTACCCCACCAAAACCCGCCTGCATGATGTGGCCGGAATCACCGCCGAGATGGACTCCGTGAAGGTGCTTGAGCACCTCTCCAGTGTGGTCAGTGGTCAGTACGCCGGAGGGGCCATTGAAGAGGCAGCAGCCCTCCTCAAAGGGGCCAAGAAACCCGTGATCATTCTGGGCTCTGACGTGCTGAAAGGCGGCCAGATCGGCCTCGACATTGCCGCACACATTGCCCTCTCCACGAATGCCAAAGTGCTCCCGATCCCTGCAGATGCCAACGGCGTGGGCCTCTCCAGACTGGAAGTTGTTCCCCAGAATGGAGCAGACCTCTCCCTGATGGGCACCCTGCAGGCTGCACTGGTGTCCAGACTGACCCGCATCCCCGAAGACTTCGCGGGCTTCCTGGTGGTGCACGAAACCCAGCTCACCGACGTGGCAAAACGGGCCAACGTGGTGCTGCCTGCCCTCACCAACTACGAGAAGCGCGGAACCACCGTGAACCTCGAAGGCCGCCTGCTGAAACTGGAACCTGCCGCCATCTCCTCTGGGGAATCCGCAGACCTGATCACCGCCCTCGGCGCGATTGCAGAGGCCCTGGGCATGAAAGCCCCCATCCGTGGACAGCGCAGTGCCCAGAAAGCCCTCAAAGAGCGCTTCGGGGTGGATGTCGCCAACCTGAAAAACATGGGTGAGATTGTGGACCTGGGCAGACAGTACAACGCCCGCGCCGGACGGTACCACCGCCCAGAAGTGGGCATGTGGAAAGAGACCATGCTGCGCTCCAGCCGACTCAGAGAAAAGTTAGGAGGAAGTTTCAATGCCGCACTGGCTGATTGA